The following proteins are encoded in a genomic region of Zea mays cultivar B73 chromosome 9, Zm-B73-REFERENCE-NAM-5.0, whole genome shotgun sequence:
- the LOC103638936 gene encoding transcription factor GHD7 — translation MSASSAACRVCGGVAECACHGHGAGARCGAAVADLNRGFPGMWHQHHQQPEEEEPSVAGGGAAAGLQEFQFFGHDDDHDSVAWLFNDPAPHLHRGPAPAAGAAGNGVVAEAAQRRAPLFDGYAHAQYGQLPGHGLMFDVPLGRGGDDDAAVLEAGLGLGGAGAGAGDSNPATTSSATIMSFCGSTFTDAAANGSASGADPAVDREAKVMRYKEKRKRRRYEKQIRYASRKAYAEMRPRVKGRFAKVPDGDAPAPPAPAAAGGYEPGRLDLGWFRS, via the exons ATGTCGGCGTCGAGCGCCGCGTGCCGCGTATGTGGCGGCGTAGCGGAGTGCGCGTGCCACGGCCACGGCGCCGGCGCGCGGTGCGGGGCCGCCGTCGCGGACCTCAACCGCGGGTTTCCCGGGATGTGGCACCAGCACCACCAgcagccggaggaggaggagcccAGCGTCGCCGGCGGTGGCGCGGCGGCGGGGCTGCAGGAGTTCCAGTTCTTCGGccacgacgacgaccacgacagcgTGGCGTGGCTGTTCAACGACCCGGCGCCCCACCTGCACCGCGGCCCGGCGCCGGCCGCGGGCGCGGCCGGGAACGGGGTTGTGGCCGAGGCCGCGCAGCGGAGAGCGCCGCTGTTCGACGGGTACGCGCACGCTCAGTACGGCCAGCTGCCGGGCCACGGGCTCATGTTCGACGTGCCGCTGGGCcggggcggcgacgacgacgcggCGGTGCTGGAGGCAGGGCTGGGGCtaggcggcgccggcgccggcgccggcgacaGCAATCCAGCGACGACGTCCAGCGCCACAATC ATGTCCTTCTGCGGGAGCACGTTCACCGACGCGGCGGCCAACGGCAGCGCAAGCGGCGCCGACCCGGCAGTGGACCGGGAGGCGAAGGTGATGCGGTACAAGGAGAAGCGGAAGAGGAGGCGCTACGAGAAGCAGATTCGCTACGCTTCCCGTAAGGCGTACGCGGAGATGCGGCCGCGCGTCAAGGGCCGCTTCGCCAAGGTGCCCGACGGTGATGCTCCCGCGCCACCAGCGCCGGCCGCTGCGGGGGGCTACGAACCAGGCCGGCTCGACCTCGGATGGTTCCGTTCATAG